The following are encoded together in the Methylomonas methanica MC09 genome:
- a CDS encoding sigma-70 family RNA polymerase sigma factor, translated as MTAISEVITQTASPASESEPVILAGRVEQARRKLLELLFENNRVAGFIVRQLLLDLKKGVDNSDIVLVKNNDAYKNSLHRFVAEFAKQDVFFDSLLNDVRPVNRYNVVQDYSFVQVLSDMPIERIEVSAVAHGILRELHFLSIYLIEVSEIVENELGLLGELEPGYRARLQRVRYELKSLRQEMIASNTGLVAFVAHKYKTVSLSFDDLMQEGMVGLIKAVDRFDPERGNCFSTYAIYWIRQAISRLIVKQDKVVPLPVALAEKSSPIFEVMRTTFLQHERWPTLAELKANCDLSEQDIKTISSYYQATYMQDIHGNEDDDGMSTMEKMQQQQFNLPLDDLIDTDLVSYMDRAVATLPEKQAVILAMRFGLKNHTEMTLQAVADQLQVTRERVRQIQNEALQKLKQQFGFDLMLFLEPKDT; from the coding sequence ATGACAGCAATTTCCGAAGTAATTACCCAAACAGCCAGCCCAGCCAGCGAATCAGAGCCTGTAATATTAGCCGGCCGTGTTGAACAAGCACGCCGGAAATTGTTGGAATTATTGTTTGAAAACAATAGGGTAGCGGGATTCATTGTCAGACAATTATTATTGGACTTAAAAAAAGGTGTCGACAATTCCGACATAGTGCTGGTTAAAAATAATGATGCCTACAAGAATTCCCTACACCGGTTTGTAGCTGAGTTCGCCAAACAAGATGTGTTTTTCGACAGCTTGTTGAACGATGTCAGACCGGTTAACCGATACAATGTTGTACAAGATTATAGTTTTGTACAGGTGTTAAGTGATATGCCGATTGAACGGATTGAGGTCTCAGCGGTTGCTCACGGCATTTTGCGGGAGTTGCATTTTCTGTCGATCTATCTGATTGAAGTGAGTGAAATTGTCGAAAATGAATTGGGCTTGCTCGGCGAACTGGAGCCGGGCTACAGAGCTCGCTTGCAGCGTGTCAGGTATGAGCTTAAAAGCCTGCGCCAGGAAATGATTGCGAGCAATACCGGCTTGGTCGCGTTTGTGGCGCATAAATATAAAACCGTTTCCCTCAGTTTCGATGATTTGATGCAGGAAGGCATGGTGGGTTTGATTAAAGCCGTGGACCGTTTCGATCCCGAGCGGGGCAATTGTTTTTCAACCTATGCTATTTATTGGATCCGGCAAGCCATTTCAAGATTAATCGTCAAGCAAGATAAAGTCGTACCGCTGCCCGTCGCATTGGCGGAAAAATCCTCCCCCATATTCGAAGTGATGCGGACTACTTTTTTGCAACATGAGCGCTGGCCGACACTGGCCGAATTAAAAGCCAACTGCGATTTGTCCGAGCAAGATATCAAGACCATCAGCAGCTACTATCAAGCCACTTACATGCAGGATATCCACGGCAACGAAGACGACGACGGTATGTCCACGATGGAAAAAATGCAGCAGCAGCAATTTAATTTACCGCTGGACGATTTGATCGATACCGATCTGGTCAGTTATATGGATAGGGCCGTGGCCACCTTGCCTGAAAAACAGGCTGTCATTTTAGCGATGCGGTTCGGCTTAAAAAATCATACCGAAATGACTTTGCAAGCTGTTGCGGATCAGTTACAAGTGACTCGGGAACGCGTCAGACAAATTCAAAACGAAGCATTGCAAAAATTAAAACAACAATTTGGATTTGACCTGATGCTATTTTTGGAACCAAAAGATACTTAA
- a CDS encoding EAL domain-containing protein, with protein sequence MNLSRTTSISSKHSLEGLTILCVEDGKEARNLLSIFLRRQGARIIEAEDGERGLVLYQEYQPDIVISDFRMPKMDGIQMCKAIRESGDDCTPIIFLSAHSEVELLQEAICLSATQYIVKPISFEVLKNALSIATEKLGSQRMINNRLSQLQETVSDYRYQEQRIEHYVTQLVGGNQHQEVRVISRPKSAISGDFYCMEAVKDSLYVMLGDAMGHGLAAILPAMDLPRRFRELAANGFSLPRIADELNQALYQRGMGEYFVTVTLLCMDTREHRLEAINCGNPPMLVYENEGGARLQFPSNHVAMGIVRGDDFCPELQVYRCDNPASIFLYSDGLPETLDSGVPGVSMLRCISVMEQGQYRTLMEDIAGLLEQVPQERRQDDVTLLEVLYRPMPREDAVLGPICARIQNASPNVYFTPDNQNLKWLSVLYVEDDLDALEHLTRYLQRRLGAVHAAANQAEGLVLFDRYRPQLVITDMILPDGDGLQLIQKIRGIDPAVPVILISGMTSWQSRPPLVENLMSLQINHFLVKPLQGDKLLSAIGNCVRRTEYLHKLKLSSSVFMTSPLAITITDKNRNFVSVNPAFTKITGYTDTEVLGCNPKILSSGKHDGDFYRKMWAELNRHGRWSGEIWNRHKNGELFLEWINISVIRDENGEVCNYASVFADITQRLAAEEKMRYLAHHDYLTNLPNRLLLNDRLNQAILKAQREGAVLAVIYLDIDHFKNINDSLGHAVGDELILSVAQALQSVVREVDTVSRLGGDEFAILLPDVGSAKMASRLVAKIFMAASRTYQIAGRELRITLSMGVSLFPKDGENPATLLKHADSAMYLAKKEGRNNFQFFDEALENQTERYMLIQHGLHNALKRGELSIHYQPKYALDEKNIVGAEALLRWSSPELGVVSPAEFIPIAEETGFIVDIGCWLINQVCKTMAAWREQGATLAPVAINVSPIQFHRGNLHRTLSQAMNSYLIDPALIQVELTEGVVMNKQHSTIELLHSIKGLGVAISIDDFGTGYSSLSYLRHLPIDEIKIDRSFIMEIVDTQSLNDTRLTAIPLAIIDLARNLNIKLVAEGVETEVQSKFLLENGCHIIQGYWFSKPVDDEAMLDFWLRA encoded by the coding sequence ATGAATTTGTCGCGGACCACATCCATATCAAGCAAGCACTCCTTGGAAGGCTTGACCATTTTGTGCGTGGAGGATGGTAAGGAAGCACGAAATCTGTTGAGTATTTTTTTACGTCGGCAGGGCGCGCGGATTATCGAAGCGGAAGACGGCGAGCGCGGGCTGGTTCTATATCAAGAATATCAACCCGATATTGTGATTTCCGATTTCAGGATGCCGAAGATGGACGGCATACAAATGTGCAAGGCGATACGCGAGTCGGGCGACGATTGCACGCCGATTATTTTCCTTTCGGCCCATTCCGAAGTAGAGCTACTGCAAGAAGCCATTTGCTTGAGCGCGACCCAATACATCGTCAAGCCGATCAGTTTCGAGGTGCTGAAAAATGCGCTCAGCATTGCCACCGAAAAGTTGGGCAGCCAACGTATGATTAATAATCGGCTCAGCCAGTTACAGGAAACCGTTAGCGATTATCGATATCAAGAGCAACGAATTGAGCACTACGTTACCCAACTGGTTGGCGGCAACCAGCATCAGGAGGTTCGCGTCATCAGCCGGCCGAAAAGCGCTATCAGCGGCGATTTTTACTGCATGGAGGCCGTAAAAGATAGTTTATACGTGATGTTGGGGGATGCTATGGGGCACGGGTTGGCGGCCATTTTGCCGGCCATGGATTTACCCAGGCGATTTCGGGAGCTGGCCGCCAACGGGTTTAGCCTGCCAAGGATTGCGGATGAATTAAACCAAGCTTTGTACCAACGTGGTATGGGTGAGTATTTTGTAACCGTGACTTTGTTGTGCATGGATACCAGGGAACATCGACTGGAAGCCATTAACTGCGGGAATCCGCCCATGTTGGTTTATGAAAACGAGGGCGGGGCGCGGCTACAGTTTCCGTCGAATCATGTTGCTATGGGTATAGTTCGGGGCGACGATTTTTGTCCGGAATTGCAGGTTTACCGTTGTGATAATCCTGCGAGCATATTCCTTTACAGCGACGGGTTGCCGGAGACACTGGACTCGGGAGTCCCCGGCGTTTCCATGCTGCGGTGCATATCGGTGATGGAACAGGGCCAGTACCGGACCTTGATGGAGGATATCGCCGGGCTGTTGGAACAAGTGCCCCAGGAGCGTCGCCAGGATGACGTGACACTATTGGAAGTCTTATATAGGCCTATGCCGCGGGAAGATGCTGTGCTGGGACCGATATGCGCCCGAATTCAGAATGCCTCGCCGAATGTGTATTTTACGCCGGATAACCAGAATTTGAAGTGGCTGTCGGTGTTGTACGTGGAAGACGATCTCGATGCGTTAGAGCATTTGACGCGTTATCTGCAAAGGCGCTTGGGCGCCGTACATGCCGCGGCTAATCAGGCGGAAGGCTTGGTATTATTCGATCGTTACCGCCCGCAACTGGTCATTACGGACATGATTTTGCCCGACGGCGACGGATTGCAGTTGATTCAGAAAATACGGGGCATCGATCCGGCAGTGCCGGTGATTTTGATTAGCGGTATGACCAGTTGGCAATCCCGCCCGCCGTTGGTTGAAAACTTGATGAGTCTGCAAATCAACCATTTTTTGGTCAAACCGTTGCAAGGGGACAAATTACTGAGCGCCATCGGTAACTGTGTGCGCCGCACGGAATATCTGCATAAATTGAAGTTATCCTCATCGGTCTTCATGACATCGCCACTGGCCATTACCATTACCGATAAAAATCGCAATTTCGTCAGCGTTAATCCAGCCTTCACTAAAATTACCGGCTATACCGATACCGAGGTATTGGGTTGCAATCCCAAAATTTTAAGTTCGGGCAAGCATGACGGCGATTTTTACCGCAAAATGTGGGCGGAGTTGAACAGGCATGGTCGTTGGTCGGGCGAAATATGGAATCGTCATAAAAACGGTGAACTATTTCTGGAGTGGATCAACATCAGTGTGATTCGCGATGAAAACGGGGAAGTGTGTAACTATGCTTCGGTATTCGCCGATATTACCCAGCGACTGGCGGCCGAAGAAAAAATGCGCTATCTGGCGCACCACGATTATTTGACCAACTTGCCCAATCGATTGCTGCTAAACGACCGTCTGAATCAAGCCATTTTAAAAGCGCAACGCGAAGGGGCGGTCTTGGCGGTTATTTACCTGGATATCGATCACTTCAAAAATATTAACGATTCGCTGGGGCATGCCGTGGGCGACGAGTTGATTCTAAGCGTTGCCCAGGCGCTACAGTCGGTGGTCAGGGAAGTCGATACCGTCAGCCGGCTGGGCGGCGATGAGTTTGCGATTTTATTACCGGATGTCGGCAGTGCCAAAATGGCCTCCCGTTTGGTTGCCAAGATTTTTATGGCGGCCAGTAGGACGTATCAGATTGCCGGGCGGGAGCTGCGCATTACGTTGAGCATGGGGGTGAGTTTGTTTCCAAAGGATGGCGAAAATCCGGCAACCTTGTTGAAACACGCGGATAGCGCCATGTATTTGGCCAAAAAAGAAGGGCGTAATAATTTTCAGTTTTTTGACGAGGCTCTGGAAAATCAAACCGAACGTTATATGCTGATCCAACACGGTTTGCACAATGCGCTTAAGCGAGGGGAGCTGTCTATTCACTACCAGCCCAAATACGCTTTGGACGAAAAAAACATTGTCGGAGCGGAAGCCTTGTTGCGTTGGTCCAGCCCTGAGTTGGGTGTCGTTTCGCCGGCAGAGTTTATCCCGATTGCCGAGGAAACCGGCTTCATCGTCGACATAGGCTGTTGGTTGATCAATCAAGTTTGCAAAACGATGGCCGCTTGGCGGGAACAAGGCGCGACATTGGCGCCGGTGGCCATTAACGTTTCGCCCATTCAATTTCATCGCGGCAATCTGCATCGAACCTTGTCGCAGGCCATGAATAGTTATTTGATAGATCCCGCTTTGATTCAGGTTGAGCTGACGGAAGGGGTTGTGATGAATAAACAACACAGTACCATTGAGTTGTTACATTCCATAAAAGGTCTCGGCGTGGCGATTTCAATCGACGATTTCGGTACCGGCTACTCCAGTTTGAGTTATTTGAGGCACTTGCCCATTGATGAAATCAAAATTGATCGTTCCTTCATCATGGAGATCGTCGATACCCAGAGTCTTAACGATACCCGGCTAACCGCCATACCGTTGGCGATTATCGATTTGGCCAGGAACTTGAATATTAAGTTAGTGGCGGAAGGCGTTGAAACCGAAGTACAGAGTAAATTTTTGTTGGAAAACGGCTGTCATATCATTCAGGGATATTGGTTTAGCAAACCCGTGGATGACGAGGCCATGCTGGATTTTTGGCTGCGTGCTTAG
- the hflC gene encoding protease modulator HflC, whose amino-acid sequence MNKAQVIVPVSLAFLGLAAMSVFHVNEHERAILFRLGEIVTSDIKPGLHFKTPIINNVSTFDARVLTLDAKSERFLTSEKKNVIVDSFVKWRIGDVGLFYTTVGGDEFQANLRLDQIMKDAMRSEFGVRTIKQLISEDRSELRDTLLEKLAPTAQKFGIELIDIRIKRIDLPPEVSSSVFQRMRAERERVAREFRSQGAESAELISAEADKQKQVIVANAQRESENVRGRGDAESAEIYAKSFGKNPEFYAFYRSLQAYQASFENTQDTLVLKPNSDFFKYFSSEK is encoded by the coding sequence ATGAACAAAGCACAAGTCATCGTTCCAGTCAGTCTGGCTTTTTTGGGATTGGCCGCCATGTCGGTTTTTCATGTTAACGAGCATGAGCGAGCCATACTGTTTCGTCTGGGCGAAATCGTCACCTCCGATATTAAGCCCGGACTCCATTTTAAGACCCCCATCATCAATAATGTCAGTACGTTTGATGCGCGCGTGCTGACCTTGGATGCCAAATCCGAGCGTTTTCTTACCTCCGAAAAGAAGAACGTTATTGTTGACTCATTCGTCAAGTGGCGAATCGGTGATGTGGGTCTTTTTTACACCACGGTCGGCGGCGACGAGTTTCAAGCCAACCTTCGCCTGGATCAAATCATGAAAGATGCCATGCGTAGCGAGTTTGGCGTACGCACCATCAAGCAGCTGATCTCGGAAGACCGTAGCGAATTGCGCGACACCCTGTTGGAAAAATTGGCACCTACGGCCCAAAAGTTCGGTATCGAGTTAATCGACATTCGTATTAAACGTATCGATTTACCGCCGGAAGTCAGCAGCTCCGTATTTCAGCGTATGCGTGCCGAACGTGAACGGGTGGCGCGGGAATTCAGATCGCAAGGTGCGGAAAGCGCGGAATTAATCAGCGCGGAAGCCGATAAGCAAAAACAAGTGATTGTTGCCAACGCTCAACGCGAATCGGAAAACGTGCGCGGTCGCGGCGACGCGGAGTCCGCCGAAATTTATGCGAAAAGCTTCGGCAAAAATCCGGAATTCTATGCGTTCTATCGCAGCTTACAGGCTTATCAAGCATCATTTGAAAATACTCAGGATACCTTGGTGTTAAAACCGAATTCCGATTTTTTCAAATATTTCTCCAGCGAAAAATGA
- a CDS encoding SRPBCC family protein: MHLKLPFDSTKPVVGEATIEIDKPPTDVFAYVGEQFFNNYPKWAVEVVKFEPLDGNEVFIGAKAKQIRKDNDAEIESVFAITDFHPQEKLSLTGVDQPYKQSYILNANEQKKPTSLTFRFELLELEIFMRPFEKLIRYAIEDGAENTVENIKNLIAVECN, encoded by the coding sequence ATGCATTTGAAGTTACCGTTTGATTCAACTAAGCCCGTTGTTGGCGAGGCAACTATAGAAATAGATAAGCCGCCTACCGATGTGTTTGCTTACGTGGGAGAACAGTTTTTTAATAATTATCCCAAATGGGCCGTTGAGGTAGTGAAATTCGAACCCTTGGATGGAAATGAGGTATTTATTGGGGCTAAAGCAAAACAGATCCGCAAGGATAATGATGCGGAAATTGAATCGGTTTTTGCCATAACGGATTTTCATCCTCAGGAAAAGTTGAGTTTAACAGGCGTGGATCAGCCTTATAAACAAAGTTACATTTTAAATGCGAATGAACAAAAAAAACCTACCAGTCTGACTTTTCGATTCGAATTATTAGAGCTGGAGATTTTTATGCGGCCTTTTGAAAAACTTATTCGTTACGCTATTGAAGACGGTGCGGAAAATACCGTGGAAAATATAAAAAACTTAATTGCTGTCGAGTGTAATTGA
- the hflK gene encoding FtsH protease activity modulator HflK, whose protein sequence is MSSENHNTDKQTPPPDWKMEFEKQWKAISDKTVDFYHEHENMFSLSKVAGVLGGSLVLGWLISGIYIIDQGNRGVVTRFGAYTETTMPGPHWHIPLPIESVSVVNVEQQRFIEVGYNDASRISKSSVNSQESLMLTRDENIIAVRLAVQYQINSARDYLFNVKSNEHTLKQLTESVLRGVIGRNNMDFVLTEGRSQIVAEIKKDIQEAMDEYKAGVVIASVNLQDAQPPEEVQGAFEDAIRAREDKQRLINEAEAYSNEIIPKARGAAARILQEAEAYSAGKVAKAKGETERFDQLLVEYEKNPAITRKRLYLEAKEKLYASTNKIVVDTDQPPALYMPLQQMSAPQTASGSASNEPELSVEQHNAVKNHVRNSSSSELRPSRSR, encoded by the coding sequence ATGTCTTCAGAAAACCACAACACCGATAAACAAACGCCGCCACCGGATTGGAAAATGGAGTTTGAAAAACAATGGAAAGCCATTTCCGATAAGACGGTTGATTTTTACCATGAACATGAAAATATGTTCTCCCTATCTAAAGTTGCCGGTGTACTGGGCGGTTCTTTGGTTTTAGGCTGGCTGATCAGCGGTATTTACATTATCGATCAAGGTAATCGCGGTGTAGTCACTCGTTTTGGCGCGTATACCGAAACCACTATGCCGGGCCCTCACTGGCATATTCCGTTGCCGATCGAATCGGTCAGCGTGGTTAATGTCGAACAGCAACGATTTATCGAAGTGGGTTATAACGACGCGTCCCGAATCAGCAAATCTTCAGTGAATTCGCAAGAGTCCTTGATGTTGACCAGAGACGAAAACATCATAGCGGTCCGTTTGGCCGTGCAATACCAAATCAACAGTGCCAGAGACTATCTGTTTAACGTCAAAAGCAACGAACACACGTTGAAACAACTCACCGAAAGCGTGTTGCGGGGTGTGATCGGTCGCAACAACATGGACTTCGTGTTGACTGAAGGCCGCAGCCAAATCGTGGCGGAAATCAAAAAAGATATCCAGGAAGCCATGGACGAATATAAGGCCGGTGTTGTTATCGCTAGCGTCAATTTGCAAGATGCTCAGCCGCCGGAAGAGGTGCAAGGCGCATTTGAAGACGCCATTCGCGCCAGGGAAGACAAGCAGCGTCTGATCAACGAAGCGGAAGCCTACAGCAACGAAATTATTCCAAAGGCACGTGGTGCGGCAGCCCGTATCCTGCAGGAAGCTGAAGCCTATTCGGCGGGGAAGGTGGCAAAAGCCAAAGGCGAAACCGAGCGTTTCGATCAACTGTTGGTTGAATATGAAAAAAATCCGGCCATCACGCGTAAACGTTTGTATTTGGAAGCCAAGGAAAAATTGTACGCCTCGACCAACAAAATCGTGGTCGACACCGATCAACCGCCCGCGCTTTACATGCCTTTACAACAAATGTCGGCTCCTCAAACCGCTTCCGGTTCCGCGTCCAACGAGCCTGAGTTGAGCGTTGAGCAACATAACGCCGTTAAAAACCATGTGCGTAATTCATCCTCCAGTGAATTGCGTCCAAGCAGGAGCAGATAA
- the ftsH gene encoding ATP-dependent zinc metalloprotease FtsH, whose product MKKILFFVVIVAAIGIVVSSILNRNMPEYDPHYEISYSDFIEDVRNKVVTEVVIDGNSVEGKRTNGTRFATYNPNDMRMVDELLEYGVKIKVEKPQPPSTLMNIFISWAPTLLLIAVLVYFMRKQSQMAGGRDGQMGFGKSRAKLMEEDQVKVRFKDVAGVEEAKEDVVEMVDFLKDPGKYEALGGKIPRGVLMVGPPGTGKTLLARAIAGEAGVPFFSISGSDFVEMFVGVGASRVRDMFEQAKKRAPCIIFIDEIDAVGRQRGGAGMGGGNDEREQTLNQLLVEMDGFSGNEGIIVIAATNRADVLDKALLRPGRFDRQVQVGLPDIKGREQILKVHGEKVPLADDVNITDLARGTPGFSGAELANLINEGALFAARNSKRVVTMNDLDKARDKMIMGAEKRTMVMSRDDLLMTAYHEAGHAIVGRTVPEHDPVYKVSIMPRGGALGITMFLPERDQYSASKDKLESQIASLFGGRVAEALIYGKNKVTTGASNDIMRATQLARNMVTKWGLSDKLGPMDYGDNEGGYMGPQSKPMSEKMAETIDEEIRAVIDSNYNRAETILKDNIEILHNMAHALLDWETIDKYQIDELMQGKTIEPPEPEPEPVVAETEHELNDGDAESLSQEPVMTS is encoded by the coding sequence ATGAAGAAAATTTTATTTTTTGTCGTTATTGTCGCGGCTATCGGGATTGTGGTGTCTTCGATACTCAATCGAAACATGCCCGAATATGATCCGCATTACGAAATTTCCTATTCCGACTTTATCGAAGACGTACGTAACAAAGTCGTGACCGAGGTGGTCATAGACGGTAATTCCGTCGAAGGTAAGCGCACTAACGGTACCCGTTTTGCTACGTATAACCCTAACGATATGCGTATGGTTGACGAGTTGTTGGAATACGGTGTCAAAATCAAGGTCGAGAAACCGCAACCGCCTTCTACGTTGATGAATATTTTCATCTCCTGGGCGCCAACCTTGCTGTTAATCGCGGTGCTGGTCTATTTCATGCGCAAGCAGTCCCAAATGGCGGGCGGGCGCGACGGGCAAATGGGCTTTGGCAAAAGCCGCGCCAAATTGATGGAAGAAGACCAGGTCAAAGTGCGATTTAAAGACGTTGCCGGGGTGGAGGAAGCCAAGGAAGACGTGGTCGAAATGGTGGATTTTCTGAAAGACCCGGGCAAATATGAAGCTTTGGGCGGCAAAATTCCTCGCGGCGTATTGATGGTGGGACCTCCGGGTACGGGTAAAACCTTGCTGGCGCGGGCCATAGCCGGCGAAGCAGGGGTGCCGTTCTTCTCTATCTCGGGTTCCGATTTTGTGGAAATGTTTGTGGGTGTCGGCGCCTCCCGTGTGCGTGACATGTTCGAGCAAGCCAAAAAACGCGCGCCTTGCATCATCTTTATCGACGAGATCGATGCGGTCGGTCGCCAGCGCGGCGGTGCCGGTATGGGTGGTGGTAACGACGAACGCGAACAAACGCTTAACCAGTTGTTGGTCGAAATGGACGGTTTCAGCGGCAACGAAGGTATTATCGTGATTGCCGCTACCAACCGTGCCGATGTGTTGGACAAAGCGTTGTTAAGACCGGGCCGTTTCGATCGTCAGGTGCAAGTCGGTTTGCCGGATATCAAAGGCCGCGAGCAAATCTTGAAAGTGCATGGTGAGAAGGTGCCGTTGGCCGACGACGTGAATATAACCGATTTGGCTCGCGGAACCCCCGGCTTCTCCGGCGCGGAATTGGCCAACTTAATCAACGAAGGCGCCCTGTTTGCCGCTCGCAACAGTAAGCGAGTGGTCACCATGAACGATTTGGACAAAGCCAGGGACAAAATGATTATGGGTGCCGAAAAACGTACCATGGTCATGAGTCGCGATGATTTGTTGATGACGGCCTACCACGAAGCGGGCCATGCCATCGTCGGGCGCACTGTGCCAGAACACGACCCTGTTTATAAAGTCAGCATCATGCCGCGCGGAGGGGCGCTCGGTATTACCATGTTCCTGCCGGAGCGGGATCAGTACAGCGCCAGTAAGGATAAATTGGAAAGCCAAATTGCGAGTTTATTTGGCGGGCGAGTGGCGGAAGCCTTGATTTACGGTAAAAACAAGGTCACTACCGGTGCCTCAAACGACATCATGCGCGCTACGCAATTAGCCAGAAATATGGTCACCAAGTGGGGGCTTTCCGACAAATTGGGGCCGATGGATTACGGCGACAACGAAGGTGGTTATATGGGACCGCAATCCAAGCCGATGTCGGAAAAAATGGCGGAAACTATCGATGAAGAAATTCGTGCGGTGATTGATAGCAATTACAACCGCGCGGAAACGATTTTGAAAGACAATATCGAAATTCTACATAACATGGCGCATGCGTTATTGGATTGGGAAACCATCGATAAATATCAGATCGATGAATTGATGCAGGGTAAAACTATTGAACCTCCCGAGCCGGAGCCTGAACCTGTGGTTGCAGAAACAGAGCACGAGCTTAATGATGGCGACGCGGAATCTCTATCGCAAGAACCCGTCATGACCTCATAA
- a CDS encoding phosphate-starvation-inducible PsiE family protein, translating into MIRLVYMSHAVKPFSTDDLMSLLRQCRHSNSISGITGVLLYFNECFVQVLEGKEEEVNKAFLKLKRDPRHKNITELERKYISERQFPDWSMGFEELDMAQLSGLNIEGLNDFFSEGGGSAHGELNQRLLGTLMTHFKSAYQKRKSHEELPVDDEQGDILKLFHKAIRFAVTVLAGLMVMVIFLGVFQVIFVLYQKLATPPYLVFSVTDLLSTFSAFLMVLIAIEIYLNISLYLRSDVIPVKLVVATALMAIARKVIVFDFKYLEPSYVYASAAVVFALGVTYWLLDKKEKHN; encoded by the coding sequence ATGATCAGATTAGTTTACATGAGTCATGCGGTAAAACCGTTTTCCACCGATGATTTAATGTCCTTGCTGAGGCAGTGCAGGCACAGTAATTCGATTTCCGGTATTACCGGTGTTTTGTTGTACTTTAACGAGTGTTTTGTCCAGGTTTTAGAAGGTAAGGAAGAAGAAGTTAATAAAGCTTTTCTAAAACTCAAGCGCGATCCCCGCCATAAAAATATTACTGAACTGGAGCGAAAATACATTAGCGAACGGCAATTTCCAGATTGGAGTATGGGCTTTGAAGAACTGGATATGGCCCAGTTGTCCGGTCTGAATATTGAAGGATTAAATGACTTTTTTAGCGAAGGCGGCGGTTCTGCTCATGGCGAACTGAACCAAAGATTGCTGGGCACACTGATGACGCATTTTAAAAGCGCCTATCAAAAACGTAAGTCGCATGAAGAATTGCCGGTTGATGATGAGCAGGGCGATATTCTCAAGCTTTTTCACAAAGCAATTCGCTTTGCGGTTACCGTTTTAGCCGGCTTAATGGTAATGGTGATTTTTCTTGGTGTGTTTCAAGTAATTTTTGTGTTATATCAAAAGCTCGCTACGCCGCCCTACTTGGTTTTTAGTGTGACGGATTTATTGTCGACGTTTAGCGCGTTTTTGATGGTGCTTATCGCTATAGAAATTTATTTAAATATCAGCTTGTATTTGCGTAGCGATGTGATTCCCGTAAAGCTGGTGGTGGCTACCGCGTTAATGGCTATAGCCAGAAAAGTGATCGTTTTTGATTTTAAATATTTAGAACCAAGCTACGTTTACGCCAGTGCGGCGGTGGTATTTGCCCTGGGCGTGACTTACTGGTTGTTGGATAAAAAAGAAAAGCATAACTGA
- a CDS encoding MerR family transcriptional regulator, translating to MYSIKAITSLTGLTAETLRAWERRYDCITPKRNENGRRSYSQMDLEKLKLLVNLTRNGHAISKIANLTCEQLRHYQNQSPEQNDQQQTILFNQLVDALQNYRIERCEQLLKRAQLAYEPVDYAKDVLLPVLHLIGQLWHEEKINIAQEHMFSNCVKRIVLTMVNNLHQPSKQNPSMLFATPSGEPHEFGILLGCLVAAAQQYTCYYVGPDLPSLDIIDACQHLKPSVIVLGMVKNPPEKQTLIELEQLVGFAKSDAATIWLAGAGAEYWFKQYKSPPAGCEWISSIDQFHSKAQQQHFFR from the coding sequence ATGTATTCAATTAAAGCGATCACATCATTAACCGGCCTGACAGCGGAAACGTTGAGAGCCTGGGAACGCCGTTACGATTGCATTACGCCCAAACGCAACGAGAATGGCCGCAGGTCTTATTCCCAAATGGATTTGGAGAAGCTCAAGTTACTGGTTAACTTGACTCGAAATGGCCATGCCATCAGTAAAATCGCCAACCTGACCTGCGAGCAATTGCGTCATTATCAGAACCAATCACCTGAACAAAACGACCAACAGCAAACGATTTTGTTCAATCAGCTGGTCGATGCCTTACAAAATTACCGTATCGAACGCTGCGAACAATTGTTGAAACGCGCCCAACTGGCCTATGAACCCGTGGACTATGCCAAAGACGTTTTATTACCGGTACTGCATTTAATCGGCCAACTCTGGCACGAAGAAAAAATCAACATCGCCCAGGAACACATGTTCTCCAATTGTGTAAAACGCATCGTGCTGACCATGGTGAACAATCTGCACCAACCCTCCAAGCAGAATCCCTCCATGTTGTTTGCCACCCCCAGCGGCGAGCCTCACGAATTCGGCATATTGCTGGGTTGTCTGGTGGCGGCGGCTCAACAATACACTTGTTACTATGTCGGGCCTGATCTGCCCAGTCTGGATATTATCGATGCCTGCCAACACCTGAAACCATCGGTTATCGTGCTGGGTATGGTTAAAAACCCACCGGAAAAACAAACCTTGATTGAACTCGAGCAACTGGTCGGTTTCGCGAAATCCGACGCCGCCACGATCTGGTTGGCCGGTGCGGGTGCCGAATACTGGTTTAAACAGTATAAATCGCCGCCCGCCGGGTGCGAGTGGATCTCCAGCATCGACCAGTTCCACAGTAAAGCCCAGCAACAACATTTTTTTAGATAA